The following coding sequences are from one Ooceraea biroi isolate clonal line C1 chromosome 5, Obir_v5.4, whole genome shotgun sequence window:
- the LOC105281185 gene encoding pyruvate kinase isoform X1 gives MHRKYFRKCIHDPTVNVPIFGSRVAPMRERRRDFREPLVCTGIAVVPSMQHGIVFGFPLRFRPVRRHFRPPATTTTRCISSHLVAGPPHSRATVPVGRSLRGGVVANAPSLISLFRFFFAQPAKMVWITVDDQMAGKPNTQALYAQSQLDHMCALDIDSRVSFVRLSGIICTIGPASRSVETLEKMIETGMNIARLNFSHGSHEYHAETIANVRQAQKNLAARAGLNIPVAIALDTKGPEIRTGLLEGGGSAEVELVKGQTFKLSTDKAYMEKGNAQVVYVDYDNIAKVLKAGNRVFVDDGLISLIVSAISPNLISTTVENGGMLGSRKGVNLPGVPVDLPAVSEKDKSDLQFGVEQEVDIIFASFIRNAAALTEIRGILGEKGKNIKVISKIENQQGMTNLDEIIDASDGIMVARGDLGIEIPPQKVFLAQKSMISRCNKVGKPVICATQMLESMVKKPRATRAETSDVANAILDGADCVMLSGETAKGDYPLECVRTMANICKEAEAAIWQTQIFHDLSNKALPPIDATHAVAIASVEASVKCLASAIIVITTSGRSAHLIAKYRPRCPIIAVTRFHQVARQAHLYRGILPLYYEEAPLADWVKDVDVRVQYGLNFGKSRGFVKTGDSVIVVTGWRQGSGFTNTLRIVYVEREFIREDPIGDIYSDTDSYEDL, from the exons ATGCACCGAAAATATTTCCGGAAGTGCATACACGATCCCACGGTGAATGTACCTATTTTCGGATCCCGGGTAGCGCCGATGAGGGAGCGCCGTCGCGATTTTCGTGAGCCTCTCGTATGCACTGGCATCGCCGTCGTTCCGTCGATGCAACACGGTATCGTCTTCGGCTTCCCACTCCGTTTCCGGCCGGTGCGTCGGCACTTCCGGCcgccggcgacgacgacgacgcggtgCATTTCATCGCACCTCGTCGCCGGGCCGCCGCATTCGCGCGCGACTGTTCCAGTCGGACGGAGTCTTCGCGGCGGCGTCGTCGCAAACGCACCGTCACTAATCTCGCTCTTCCGTTTTTTCTTTGCACAGCCCGCCAAAATGGTCTGGATCACCGTCGACGATCAG ATGGCTGGCAAACCAAACACCCAGGCGTTGTATGCTCAGAGTCAGCTGGATCACATGTGTGCCCTGGACATCGATAGTCGGGTGTCCTTCGTTCGCCTATCCGGCATCATCTGTACAATTGGTCCCGCGTCCAGGTCTGTGGAGACTCTAGAGAAGATGATCGAGACGGGGATGAACATCGCCCGATTGAACTTTTCTCACGGTTCTCACGAGTATCATGCGGAGACCATCGCCAACGTTCGCCAGGCACAAAAGAATCTGGCTGCCCGCGCTGGCCTTAACATTCCCGTCGCCATCGCTCTCGATACGAAAGGTCCTGAGATCCGTACTGGTCTCCTAGAAGGC GGTGGTTCGGCTGAGGTTGAACTAGTCAAGGGTCAAACTTTTAAATTGTCCACGGACAAGGCATACATGGAGAAAGGAAACGCCCAAGTTGTCTACGTTGACTATGACAATATTGCGAAGGTCTTGAAAGCGGGAAACCGCGTATTCGTGGACGACGGGTTGATCTCTCTCATCGTCTCCGCCATCA GTCCTAATTTAATCTCGACTACTGTTGAAAATGGCGGTATGTTGGGCTCCCGCAAAGGCGTGAATTTACCGGGGGTGCCGGTAGATCTTCCAGCAGTGTCCGAAAAGGACAAGTCCGATCTTCAGTTTGGCGTCGAGCAGGAAGTCGACATTATATTCGCCTCCTTCATCAGGAACGCTGCCGCGTTAACCGAGATTCGCGGAATTCTCGGCGAGAAAggtaaaaatatcaaagtcaTATCGAAGATCGAGAACCAGCAAGGTATGACGAATCTGGACGAGATCATCGACGCGTCTGATGGTATCATGGTGGCGCGTGGTGATCTGGGAATAGAGATACCGCCGCAGAAGGTGTTCCTGGCGCAGAAGTCTATGATCAGTAGATGCAATAAGGTCGGCAAGCCCGTAATCTGCGCCACGCAGATGCTGGAATCCATGGTGAAGAAACCACGCGCCACGAGAGCCGAAACGTCGGACGTTGCCAATGCCATTCTGGATGGTGCCGATTGCGTCATGTTATCAG GTGAAACCGCGAAAGGAGATTATCCCCTGGAATGTGTTCGCACGATGGCCAACATTTGTAAGGAAGCGGAGGCAGCGATTTGGCAAACCCAAATTTTCCACGACCTGTCGAACAAAGCTTTACCGCCTATCGACGCGACGCACGCCGTTGCCATCGCCTCTGTCGAAGCATCTGTTAAATGTTTGGCTAGTGCTATCATCGTTATCACGACGTCTGGTCGATCCGCACATCTGATCGCGAAATACAGGCCCCGTTGCCCAATTATTGCTGTTACCAGGTTCCATCAAGTTGCTCGACAGGCACACTTGTACCGCGGAATATTGCCGTTATATTATGAAG AAGCACCATTAGCTGATTGGGTAAAGGACGTGGACGTGCGCGTACAATATGGCCTGAACTTTGGCAAGAGTCGCGGCTTCGTAAAAACTGGTGATTCTGTGATAGTCGTGACAGGATGGCGACAGGGCTCAGGTTTCACGAATACCCTTCGCATCGTGTACGTAGAACGAGAATTTATCAGGGAAGATCCCATTGGCGACATTTATAGTGACACCGATTCCTACGAAGACCTTTAA
- the LOC105281185 gene encoding pyruvate kinase isoform X3, producing the protein MAGKPNTQALYAQSQLDHMCALDIDSRVSFVRLSGIICTIGPASRSVETLEKMIETGMNIARLNFSHGSHEYHAETIANVRQAQKNLAARAGLNIPVAIALDTKGPEIRTGLLEGGGSAEVELVKGQTFKLSTDKAYMEKGNAQVVYVDYDNIAKVLKAGNRVFVDDGLISLIVSAISPNLISTTVENGGMLGSRKGVNLPGVPVDLPAVSEKDKSDLQFGVEQEVDIIFASFIRNAAALTEIRGILGEKGKNIKVISKIENQQGMTNLDEIIDASDGIMVARGDLGIEIPPQKVFLAQKSMISRCNKVGKPVICATQMLESMVKKPRATRAETSDVANAILDGADCVMLSGETAKGDYPLECVRTMANICKEAEAAIWQTQIFHDLSNKALPPIDATHAVAIASVEASVKCLASAIIVITTSGRSAHLIAKYRPRCPIIAVTRFHQVARQAHLYRGILPLYYEEAPLADWVKDVDVRVQYGLNFGKSRGFVKTGDSVIVVTGWRQGSGFTNTLRIVYVEREFIREDPIGDIYSDTDSYEDL; encoded by the exons ATGGCTGGCAAACCAAACACCCAGGCGTTGTATGCTCAGAGTCAGCTGGATCACATGTGTGCCCTGGACATCGATAGTCGGGTGTCCTTCGTTCGCCTATCCGGCATCATCTGTACAATTGGTCCCGCGTCCAGGTCTGTGGAGACTCTAGAGAAGATGATCGAGACGGGGATGAACATCGCCCGATTGAACTTTTCTCACGGTTCTCACGAGTATCATGCGGAGACCATCGCCAACGTTCGCCAGGCACAAAAGAATCTGGCTGCCCGCGCTGGCCTTAACATTCCCGTCGCCATCGCTCTCGATACGAAAGGTCCTGAGATCCGTACTGGTCTCCTAGAAGGC GGTGGTTCGGCTGAGGTTGAACTAGTCAAGGGTCAAACTTTTAAATTGTCCACGGACAAGGCATACATGGAGAAAGGAAACGCCCAAGTTGTCTACGTTGACTATGACAATATTGCGAAGGTCTTGAAAGCGGGAAACCGCGTATTCGTGGACGACGGGTTGATCTCTCTCATCGTCTCCGCCATCA GTCCTAATTTAATCTCGACTACTGTTGAAAATGGCGGTATGTTGGGCTCCCGCAAAGGCGTGAATTTACCGGGGGTGCCGGTAGATCTTCCAGCAGTGTCCGAAAAGGACAAGTCCGATCTTCAGTTTGGCGTCGAGCAGGAAGTCGACATTATATTCGCCTCCTTCATCAGGAACGCTGCCGCGTTAACCGAGATTCGCGGAATTCTCGGCGAGAAAggtaaaaatatcaaagtcaTATCGAAGATCGAGAACCAGCAAGGTATGACGAATCTGGACGAGATCATCGACGCGTCTGATGGTATCATGGTGGCGCGTGGTGATCTGGGAATAGAGATACCGCCGCAGAAGGTGTTCCTGGCGCAGAAGTCTATGATCAGTAGATGCAATAAGGTCGGCAAGCCCGTAATCTGCGCCACGCAGATGCTGGAATCCATGGTGAAGAAACCACGCGCCACGAGAGCCGAAACGTCGGACGTTGCCAATGCCATTCTGGATGGTGCCGATTGCGTCATGTTATCAG GTGAAACCGCGAAAGGAGATTATCCCCTGGAATGTGTTCGCACGATGGCCAACATTTGTAAGGAAGCGGAGGCAGCGATTTGGCAAACCCAAATTTTCCACGACCTGTCGAACAAAGCTTTACCGCCTATCGACGCGACGCACGCCGTTGCCATCGCCTCTGTCGAAGCATCTGTTAAATGTTTGGCTAGTGCTATCATCGTTATCACGACGTCTGGTCGATCCGCACATCTGATCGCGAAATACAGGCCCCGTTGCCCAATTATTGCTGTTACCAGGTTCCATCAAGTTGCTCGACAGGCACACTTGTACCGCGGAATATTGCCGTTATATTATGAAG AAGCACCATTAGCTGATTGGGTAAAGGACGTGGACGTGCGCGTACAATATGGCCTGAACTTTGGCAAGAGTCGCGGCTTCGTAAAAACTGGTGATTCTGTGATAGTCGTGACAGGATGGCGACAGGGCTCAGGTTTCACGAATACCCTTCGCATCGTGTACGTAGAACGAGAATTTATCAGGGAAGATCCCATTGGCGACATTTATAGTGACACCGATTCCTACGAAGACCTTTAA
- the LOC105281185 gene encoding pyruvate kinase isoform X2, whose protein sequence is MVWITVDDQMAGKPNTQALYAQSQLDHMCALDIDSRVSFVRLSGIICTIGPASRSVETLEKMIETGMNIARLNFSHGSHEYHAETIANVRQAQKNLAARAGLNIPVAIALDTKGPEIRTGLLEGGGSAEVELVKGQTFKLSTDKAYMEKGNAQVVYVDYDNIAKVLKAGNRVFVDDGLISLIVSAISPNLISTTVENGGMLGSRKGVNLPGVPVDLPAVSEKDKSDLQFGVEQEVDIIFASFIRNAAALTEIRGILGEKGKNIKVISKIENQQGMTNLDEIIDASDGIMVARGDLGIEIPPQKVFLAQKSMISRCNKVGKPVICATQMLESMVKKPRATRAETSDVANAILDGADCVMLSGETAKGDYPLECVRTMANICKEAEAAIWQTQIFHDLSNKALPPIDATHAVAIASVEASVKCLASAIIVITTSGRSAHLIAKYRPRCPIIAVTRFHQVARQAHLYRGILPLYYEEAPLADWVKDVDVRVQYGLNFGKSRGFVKTGDSVIVVTGWRQGSGFTNTLRIVYVEREFIREDPIGDIYSDTDSYEDL, encoded by the exons ATGGTCTGGATCACCGTCGACGATCAG ATGGCTGGCAAACCAAACACCCAGGCGTTGTATGCTCAGAGTCAGCTGGATCACATGTGTGCCCTGGACATCGATAGTCGGGTGTCCTTCGTTCGCCTATCCGGCATCATCTGTACAATTGGTCCCGCGTCCAGGTCTGTGGAGACTCTAGAGAAGATGATCGAGACGGGGATGAACATCGCCCGATTGAACTTTTCTCACGGTTCTCACGAGTATCATGCGGAGACCATCGCCAACGTTCGCCAGGCACAAAAGAATCTGGCTGCCCGCGCTGGCCTTAACATTCCCGTCGCCATCGCTCTCGATACGAAAGGTCCTGAGATCCGTACTGGTCTCCTAGAAGGC GGTGGTTCGGCTGAGGTTGAACTAGTCAAGGGTCAAACTTTTAAATTGTCCACGGACAAGGCATACATGGAGAAAGGAAACGCCCAAGTTGTCTACGTTGACTATGACAATATTGCGAAGGTCTTGAAAGCGGGAAACCGCGTATTCGTGGACGACGGGTTGATCTCTCTCATCGTCTCCGCCATCA GTCCTAATTTAATCTCGACTACTGTTGAAAATGGCGGTATGTTGGGCTCCCGCAAAGGCGTGAATTTACCGGGGGTGCCGGTAGATCTTCCAGCAGTGTCCGAAAAGGACAAGTCCGATCTTCAGTTTGGCGTCGAGCAGGAAGTCGACATTATATTCGCCTCCTTCATCAGGAACGCTGCCGCGTTAACCGAGATTCGCGGAATTCTCGGCGAGAAAggtaaaaatatcaaagtcaTATCGAAGATCGAGAACCAGCAAGGTATGACGAATCTGGACGAGATCATCGACGCGTCTGATGGTATCATGGTGGCGCGTGGTGATCTGGGAATAGAGATACCGCCGCAGAAGGTGTTCCTGGCGCAGAAGTCTATGATCAGTAGATGCAATAAGGTCGGCAAGCCCGTAATCTGCGCCACGCAGATGCTGGAATCCATGGTGAAGAAACCACGCGCCACGAGAGCCGAAACGTCGGACGTTGCCAATGCCATTCTGGATGGTGCCGATTGCGTCATGTTATCAG GTGAAACCGCGAAAGGAGATTATCCCCTGGAATGTGTTCGCACGATGGCCAACATTTGTAAGGAAGCGGAGGCAGCGATTTGGCAAACCCAAATTTTCCACGACCTGTCGAACAAAGCTTTACCGCCTATCGACGCGACGCACGCCGTTGCCATCGCCTCTGTCGAAGCATCTGTTAAATGTTTGGCTAGTGCTATCATCGTTATCACGACGTCTGGTCGATCCGCACATCTGATCGCGAAATACAGGCCCCGTTGCCCAATTATTGCTGTTACCAGGTTCCATCAAGTTGCTCGACAGGCACACTTGTACCGCGGAATATTGCCGTTATATTATGAAG AAGCACCATTAGCTGATTGGGTAAAGGACGTGGACGTGCGCGTACAATATGGCCTGAACTTTGGCAAGAGTCGCGGCTTCGTAAAAACTGGTGATTCTGTGATAGTCGTGACAGGATGGCGACAGGGCTCAGGTTTCACGAATACCCTTCGCATCGTGTACGTAGAACGAGAATTTATCAGGGAAGATCCCATTGGCGACATTTATAGTGACACCGATTCCTACGAAGACCTTTAA
- the LOC105281185 gene encoding pyruvate kinase isoform X4, which yields MVWITVDDQMAGKPNTQALYAQSQLDHMCALDIDSRVSFVRLSGIICTIGPASRSVETLEKMIETGMNIARLNFSHGSHEYHAETIANVRQAQKNLAARAGLNIPVAIALDTKGPEIRTGLLEGGGSAEVELVKGQTFKLSTDKAYMEKGNAQVVYVDYDNIAKVLKAGNRVFVDDGLISLIVSAISPNLISTTVENGGMLGSRKGVNLPGVPVDLPAVSEKDKSDLQFGVEQEVDIIFASFIRNAAALTEIRGILGEKGKNIKVISKIENQQGMTNLDEIIDASDGIMVARGDLGIEIPPQKVFLAQKSMISRCNKVGKPVICATQMLESMVKKPRATRAETSDVANAILDGADCVMLSGETAKGDYPLECVRTMANICKEAEAAIWQTQIFHDLSNKALPPIDATHAVAIASVEASVKCLASAIIVITTSGRSAHLIAKYRPRCPIIAVTRFHQVARQAHLYRGILPLYYEGAASAKKAPLADWVKDVDVRVQYGLNFGKSRGFVKTGDSVIVVTGWRQGSGFTNTLRIVTVD from the exons ATGGTCTGGATCACCGTCGACGATCAG ATGGCTGGCAAACCAAACACCCAGGCGTTGTATGCTCAGAGTCAGCTGGATCACATGTGTGCCCTGGACATCGATAGTCGGGTGTCCTTCGTTCGCCTATCCGGCATCATCTGTACAATTGGTCCCGCGTCCAGGTCTGTGGAGACTCTAGAGAAGATGATCGAGACGGGGATGAACATCGCCCGATTGAACTTTTCTCACGGTTCTCACGAGTATCATGCGGAGACCATCGCCAACGTTCGCCAGGCACAAAAGAATCTGGCTGCCCGCGCTGGCCTTAACATTCCCGTCGCCATCGCTCTCGATACGAAAGGTCCTGAGATCCGTACTGGTCTCCTAGAAGGC GGTGGTTCGGCTGAGGTTGAACTAGTCAAGGGTCAAACTTTTAAATTGTCCACGGACAAGGCATACATGGAGAAAGGAAACGCCCAAGTTGTCTACGTTGACTATGACAATATTGCGAAGGTCTTGAAAGCGGGAAACCGCGTATTCGTGGACGACGGGTTGATCTCTCTCATCGTCTCCGCCATCA GTCCTAATTTAATCTCGACTACTGTTGAAAATGGCGGTATGTTGGGCTCCCGCAAAGGCGTGAATTTACCGGGGGTGCCGGTAGATCTTCCAGCAGTGTCCGAAAAGGACAAGTCCGATCTTCAGTTTGGCGTCGAGCAGGAAGTCGACATTATATTCGCCTCCTTCATCAGGAACGCTGCCGCGTTAACCGAGATTCGCGGAATTCTCGGCGAGAAAggtaaaaatatcaaagtcaTATCGAAGATCGAGAACCAGCAAGGTATGACGAATCTGGACGAGATCATCGACGCGTCTGATGGTATCATGGTGGCGCGTGGTGATCTGGGAATAGAGATACCGCCGCAGAAGGTGTTCCTGGCGCAGAAGTCTATGATCAGTAGATGCAATAAGGTCGGCAAGCCCGTAATCTGCGCCACGCAGATGCTGGAATCCATGGTGAAGAAACCACGCGCCACGAGAGCCGAAACGTCGGACGTTGCCAATGCCATTCTGGATGGTGCCGATTGCGTCATGTTATCAG GTGAAACCGCGAAAGGAGATTATCCCCTGGAATGTGTTCGCACGATGGCCAACATTTGTAAGGAAGCGGAGGCAGCGATTTGGCAAACCCAAATTTTCCACGACCTGTCGAACAAAGCTTTACCGCCTATCGACGCGACGCACGCCGTTGCCATCGCCTCTGTCGAAGCATCTGTTAAATGTTTGGCTAGTGCTATCATCGTTATCACGACGTCTGGTCGATCCGCACATCTGATCGCGAAATACAGGCCCCGTTGCCCAATTATTGCTGTTACCAGGTTCCATCAAGTTGCTCGACAGGCACACTTGTACCGCGGAATATTGCCGTTATATTATGAAGGTGCGGCATCtgcaaaaa AAGCACCATTAGCTGATTGGGTAAAGGACGTGGACGTGCGCGTACAATATGGCCTGAACTTTGGCAAGAGTCGCGGCTTCGTAAAAACTGGTGATTCTGTGATAGTCGTGACAGGATGGCGACAGGGCTCAGGTTTCACGAATACCCTTCGCATCGT